TCGGGCAGGCCTACGCCGAGGCGCTCGCGCGTGAGGGTGCCGCGGTGGTGGTCGCCGACATCAACGTCGAGGGAGCACAGAAGGTCGCCGACGCCATCTTGGGCGAGGGCGGCAACGCGCTCGCGGTGCGTGTCGACGTCTCCGACATCGACTCGGCCAAAGACATGGCCGCCCAGGCCCTGTCGGAGTTCGGCGGTATCGATTACCTGGTCAACAACGCCGCCATCTTCGGCGGTATGAAACTCGACTTCCTGCTCACCGTCGACTGGGACTACTACAAGAGGTTCATGAGCGTGAACCTCGACGGTGCGCTGGTGTGCACCCGCGCGGTCTACCGCAAGATGGCCAAGCGTGGCGGCGGCGCCATCGTCAATCAATCCTCGACCGCGGCATGGCTGTACTCGAACTTCTACGGACTGGCCAAGGTCGGGATCAACGGGCTCACGCAGCAGCTCTCGCGCGAGCTCGGTGGGCAGAACATCCGCATCAACGCGATCGCACCCGGGCCGATCGACACCGAGGCCAACCGCACCACCACCCCCAAGGAGATGGTGGACGACATCGTCAAGCAGATCCCGTTGTCGCGCATGGGACAGCCCGAGGACCTGGTCGGCATGTGCCTGTTCCTGCTGAGTGACCAGGCCAAGTGGAT
This genomic window from Mycolicibacterium goodii contains:
- a CDS encoding SDR family oxidoreductase, producing the protein MGQFDEKVAIVTGAGGGIGQAYAEALAREGAAVVVADINVEGAQKVADAILGEGGNALAVRVDVSDIDSAKDMAAQALSEFGGIDYLVNNAAIFGGMKLDFLLTVDWDYYKRFMSVNLDGALVCTRAVYRKMAKRGGGAIVNQSSTAAWLYSNFYGLAKVGINGLTQQLSRELGGQNIRINAIAPGPIDTEANRTTTPKEMVDDIVKQIPLSRMGQPEDLVGMCLFLLSDQAKWITGQIFNVDGGQIIR